In the Passer domesticus isolate bPasDom1 chromosome 4, bPasDom1.hap1, whole genome shotgun sequence genome, one interval contains:
- the SHISA3 gene encoding protein shisa-3 homolog, whose translation MAGRRRALPRLLLRCLLLGLLGGGGGGQPGGGEYCHGWVDGQGGYHEGFQCPEGFDTAAATICCGSCALRYCCAAAEARLEQGGCTNDREPSEPGVTAQPIYVPFLIVGSIFIAFIIVGSLVAVYCCTCLRPKQPSQPIRFSLRSYQTETLPMILASTSFRTPSRQSSTATSSSSTSSSVRRFSFPRAEPGCLVASSPPPYTSGCFQTAHTVHLSQPSGFLVSPPYFGYPLQPEPALVGKSCSDFTQS comes from the exons atggcggggcggcggcgggcgctgccgcggctgctgctgcgctgcctcctgctggggctgctgggcggcggcggcgggggccaGCCCGGCGGCGGCGAGTACTGCCACGGCTGGGTGGACGGGCAGGGGGGCTACCACGAGGGCTTCCAGTGCCCCGAGGGCTTCGACACGGCGGCCGCCACCATCTGCTGCGGCTCCTGCGCCCTGCGCTACTGCTGCGCCGCCGCCGAGGCTCGCCTGGAGCAGGGCGGCTGCACCAACGACCGGGAACCCTCGGAGCCGGGAGTCACCGCCC aaCCAATCTACGTTCCATTCCTCATTGTTGGATCAATATTTATTGCCTTCATTATCGTGGGCTCGCTGGTAGCAGTTTATTGTTGCACATGTTTAAGACCTAAACAACCGTCACAGCCAATCCGCTTTTCTCTGCGGAGCTATCAGACCGAGACTCTTCCCATGATCTTGGCCTCCACAAGCTTCAGGACCCCGTCCAGGCAGTCCAGCACCGCGACAAGTTCCAGTTCCACCAGCAGCTCGGTGCGCAGGTTCTCCTTCCCccgggcagagccaggctgcctTGTGGCGTCCTCACCTCCCCCGTACACATCCggctgcttccagacagcccacaCAGTCCACCTGAGCCAGCCGTCGGGATTTCTGGTGTCTCCGCCATACTTTGGGTATCCTCTCCAGCCAGAGCCTGCCCTGGTTGGGAAGAGCTGCTCTGATTTTACTCAGAGCTGA